The Ignavibacteria bacterium genome contains the following window.
TCCCGCTAAATCCAACAACGAAAATTTTATTGTAGTGAAGCCTTTTACAAAGTTTAAGTGCCTTTTCAAGGTCAGTATCGCTTTGTCGTGAAAGTTTAATGATTTTAACATTATTGTTTCTATAAAACTTTAAAATTTTTGTATTTACCGAATCCAGATCTCCAATAATAAATTTTGGTAATTCACCTATTTTATAAATTGAATTGGTTCCCCCATCAGCAGCTATTAAATCTGCATTATATTTTGTTTTTATTTTTTGAAAGATCCCTTTTTGAATTGGTGACCCGTTACAATAAATAATCGCTGATTTCATCATAAAAATTTGAGAATATCTAATTATTGAATTGGAATAGAGAGCATTGAAGTAAAAAAATGGATAAAAAACGAAGGGCTGTCTAATTTATTCAGAAAAGTTGATTGATATTCTGAATGTTGAAAAATAATTAGACAGCCCTAAAAAATTAATTATTTTCTCCGCTTTCGGTTTGTTCAGTCGGAGTTTCACCGCCTGATTTTTGAGATTTTCTTTCCATTCTTACTTTTTGAATTTCATTTCTAAGCTCTTGAGCCATTCTTCTTAATTCCTGCAATGACTTTCGAAGTCTGGTTCCAGCTGCATTTTTACCTTTAACAAAGAATTTTTCGTAGTCACCCTGCATTGTGTCTATAAAGTTTTTTAATTCGTCTAATTTATTCATTGAAACCTCCAGTTTTTAGTTTTTTTGGTTAACCTTTAGCACTAATATAAGCAATAAATTAAAGATAAATTCACTTAAATCACCAATTTTTAATCTTTTTTAAACTTTTTTCGTGGAGTTTGATAAGAGTTTCCATCATTTCAGGAATTCTGCGATAAAGTCTTTTTGGTTCTCTTGGTTTTCTTTTAGCCAATGCATAAGAAGTTATGATTGGCATTGCGACAGTTGAATCGAGATAACAAACAACACTATCAGGCAATTTGTTTGGATCAACTTTTCCCCAGCTGACAGCTTCTGATGGAGTTGCACCCGAAAGCCCACCAGTGTCTGGTCTCGCATCTGTTACCTGTAGGAAATAGTCATGACCTTTTTCATCAATTGCAAGTACTTCCTGAATTTGAGGTTCAGTTTGCAGCATAAAATTCTTTGGCGAACCGCCGCCAAAAATCAGAACAGCACTTTTTCCGCCATTAATTTTAGCATTTAATACAATTGCCGCAGTTTCATTAACATCTCTGTTAACATCGAACTTAAATTTATTACCGTGCAGTGCCATTGCAGCCACATTCATTCCAATTGATGAGTCTCCTGGTGAAGAAGTATAAATAGGAACTTCATATAAATAAGCATTGGATAAAATTGAATGATGAGGAAGCCCTAATGCTTTTTCTCTTTCGTAAACAAATTTTCCGAGATGATAATGAAATTCTGCTGTGCTCATTTCTTTTTGAAATATTTCGCTTTTCAATACCTTCCGATAAAACGCATCTGTTGATAACAAAACTTTGTAATCGAACAAAATATCATAAATACGAACTACTCCTTTTTCTCTTAAATCTCTATCATCAACATTTGGAGTCCCCTTATGAAGCGAAAGCCCCAAACCAAAATGAGTATCATGATAGAGATTTGCACCAGTGCTTACAATCCAATCAACAAATCCTGCTTTTATGAGCGGAACTACACAAGTCCCGCCGAGTCCTGCTGGTGTCAATGCACCGGTTAAACTCATTCCAATTGTTACATCAGGTTCGAGCATCTTTTCAGTAAATAATCTGCAAGCGTCGGAGAGCCTTCCAGCATTATAAGCCTGGAAATAATTATCAACTAATTCTACAACACCTACATCAGGTTTAATTGGTTTTGTATTGATTTTTTTACCCGATAAATAT
Protein-coding sequences here:
- a CDS encoding histone H1 — protein: MNKLDELKNFIDTMQGDYEKFFVKGKNAAGTRLRKSLQELRRMAQELRNEIQKVRMERKSQKSGGETPTEQTESGENN
- a CDS encoding deoxyhypusine synthase; this encodes MSKKKYLSGKKINTKPIKPDVGVVELVDNYFQAYNAGRLSDACRLFTEKMLEPDVTIGMSLTGALTPAGLGGTCVVPLIKAGFVDWIVSTGANLYHDTHFGLGLSLHKGTPNVDDRDLREKGVVRIYDILFDYKVLLSTDAFYRKVLKSEIFQKEMSTAEFHYHLGKFVYEREKALGLPHHSILSNAYLYEVPIYTSSPGDSSIGMNVAAMALHGNKFKFDVNRDVNETAAIVLNAKINGGKSAVLIFGGGSPKNFMLQTEPQIQEVLAIDEKGHDYFLQVTDARPDTGGLSGATPSEAVSWGKVDPNKLPDSVVCYLDSTVAMPIITSYALAKRKPREPKRLYRRIPEMMETLIKLHEKSLKKIKNW